A window of the Falco rusticolus isolate bFalRus1 chromosome 1, bFalRus1.pri, whole genome shotgun sequence genome harbors these coding sequences:
- the FADS6 gene encoding fatty acid desaturase 6 isoform X2, whose translation MPLEEGDPVRQRGQQASGEVSSTPCLRATGDPLLQGMPAPNGSRMEVTAECWELEPALGDRDVTPKGAPPQAERHEEALMAELSELVRKVVKSSSWWERHGVDVSILACSFLLLPAGLLCLRSSQAIPFLAGVLTLGVVHHTLTVKGSHLASHNALTESKSWSKVWAIFFIELCSAFTVEQATYNHVKIHHGYTNVIGLGDSSTWKLPFLNRYVYMFIAPLTVPILTPLVALDLLRNVKWKAALRTLCCMFLGLYCHYWLLLHVSGFQSSWSALLCMLLTRSLLAHPYIHVNIFQHIGLPMFAADRKPKRIHLMSLGVLNLPRNILLDWSFGHSLISCHVEHHLFPSLSDNMCLKIKPIVSQYLKQKKLPYNEDTYASRLQLFLQRYEELMVHAPPITELVGIQ comes from the exons ATGCCGCTGGAGGAAGGGGACCCAGTGAGGCAGAGGGGACAGCAGGCCAGCGGTGAGGTCAGCAGTACCCCCTGCCTCAGGGCGACGGGGGACCCCTTGCTCCAGGGCATGCCAGCGCCCAATGGCAGCAGGATGGAGGTGACGGCAgagtgctgggagctggagccagCGCTGGGTGACAGGGATGTGACGCCCAAGGGGGCCCCGCCACAAGCAGAGCGACACGAGGAAGCCCTGATGGCTGAGCTCTCGGAGCTGGTGCGGAAGGTGgtgaagagcagcagctggtgggaaCGGCACGGGGTGGACGTCAGCATCCTCGCCTGcagcttcctcctgctcccagcag GGCTCCTGTGCCTACGGTCATCCCAGGCCATCCCTTTCCTGGCGGGTGTCCTCACCCTCGGCGTGGTGCATCACACCCTGACGGTGAAGGGCAGCCATCTGGCCAGCCACAATGCCTTGACCGAGTCCAAGTCCTGGAGCAAAGTGTGGGCCATCTTCTTCATTGAG CTCTGCTCAGCTTTCACAGTCGAGCAGGCCACCTACAACCATGTGAAGATCCACCACGGCTACACCAATGTCATCGGCCTGGGGGACTCCAGCACCTGGAAGCTTCCTTTCCTGAACCGCTATGTCTACATGTTCATCGCACCTCTCACAGTGCCCATCCTAACCCCTCTGGTTGCACTTG ATTTGTTGAGGAACGTGAAGTGGAAAGCAGCTCTCCGGACCCTCTGCTGCATGTTTCTAGGTCTTTACTGCCATTACTGGCTGCTGCTCCACGTCTCAGGCTTCCAGTCATCATGGTCCGCACTGCTCTGCATGCTGCTCACCCGCTCACTCCTGGCCCATCCCTACATCCACGTCAACATATTCCAG CACATCGGCCTCCCCATGTTTGCGGCCGATCGGAAACCCAAGCGGATCCACCTCATGAGTCTGGGAGTCCTCAACCTGCCCCGCAACATCCTGCTGGACTGGTCCTTCGGCCACTCGCTCATCAGCTGCCATGTGGAGCATCacctcttccccagcctctccGACAACATGTGCCTGAAG ATCAAACCCATCGTCTCCCAGTACCTGAAGCAGAAGAAGCTGCCATACAATGAGGACACCTACGCCTCCAGGCTCCAACTTTTCCTCCAGAGATATGAGGAGCTGATGGTCCACGCTCCCCCCATCACGGAGCTGGTGGGCATCCAGTGA
- the FADS6 gene encoding fatty acid desaturase 6 isoform X1, whose protein sequence is MPAPNGSRMEVTAECWELEPALGDRDVTPKGAPPQAERHEEALMAELSELVRKVVKSSSWWERHGVDVSILACSFLLLPAGLLCLRSSQAIPFLAGVLTLGVVHHTLTVKGSHLASHNALTESKSWSKVWAIFFIELCSAFTVEQATYNHVKIHHGYTNVIGLGDSSTWKLPFLNRYVYMFIAPLTVPILTPLVALDLLRNVKWKAALRTLCCMFLGLYCHYWLLLHVSGFQSSWSALLCMLLTRSLLAHPYIHVNIFQHIGLPMFAADRKPKRIHLMSLGVLNLPRNILLDWSFGHSLISCHVEHHLFPSLSDNMCLKIKPIVSQYLKQKKLPYNEDTYASRLQLFLQRYEELMVHAPPITELVGIQ, encoded by the exons ATGCCAGCGCCCAATGGCAGCAGGATGGAGGTGACGGCAgagtgctgggagctggagccagCGCTGGGTGACAGGGATGTGACGCCCAAGGGGGCCCCGCCACAAGCAGAGCGACACGAGGAAGCCCTGATGGCTGAGCTCTCGGAGCTGGTGCGGAAGGTGgtgaagagcagcagctggtgggaaCGGCACGGGGTGGACGTCAGCATCCTCGCCTGcagcttcctcctgctcccagcag GGCTCCTGTGCCTACGGTCATCCCAGGCCATCCCTTTCCTGGCGGGTGTCCTCACCCTCGGCGTGGTGCATCACACCCTGACGGTGAAGGGCAGCCATCTGGCCAGCCACAATGCCTTGACCGAGTCCAAGTCCTGGAGCAAAGTGTGGGCCATCTTCTTCATTGAG CTCTGCTCAGCTTTCACAGTCGAGCAGGCCACCTACAACCATGTGAAGATCCACCACGGCTACACCAATGTCATCGGCCTGGGGGACTCCAGCACCTGGAAGCTTCCTTTCCTGAACCGCTATGTCTACATGTTCATCGCACCTCTCACAGTGCCCATCCTAACCCCTCTGGTTGCACTTG ATTTGTTGAGGAACGTGAAGTGGAAAGCAGCTCTCCGGACCCTCTGCTGCATGTTTCTAGGTCTTTACTGCCATTACTGGCTGCTGCTCCACGTCTCAGGCTTCCAGTCATCATGGTCCGCACTGCTCTGCATGCTGCTCACCCGCTCACTCCTGGCCCATCCCTACATCCACGTCAACATATTCCAG CACATCGGCCTCCCCATGTTTGCGGCCGATCGGAAACCCAAGCGGATCCACCTCATGAGTCTGGGAGTCCTCAACCTGCCCCGCAACATCCTGCTGGACTGGTCCTTCGGCCACTCGCTCATCAGCTGCCATGTGGAGCATCacctcttccccagcctctccGACAACATGTGCCTGAAG ATCAAACCCATCGTCTCCCAGTACCTGAAGCAGAAGAAGCTGCCATACAATGAGGACACCTACGCCTCCAGGCTCCAACTTTTCCTCCAGAGATATGAGGAGCTGATGGTCCACGCTCCCCCCATCACGGAGCTGGTGGGCATCCAGTGA
- the FDXR gene encoding LOW QUALITY PROTEIN: NADPH:adrenodoxin oxidoreductase, mitochondrial (The sequence of the model RefSeq protein was modified relative to this genomic sequence to represent the inferred CDS: inserted 1 base in 1 codon; deleted 1 base in 1 codon; substituted 1 base at 1 genomic stop codon) — MAAVGGRCWARGKGCGGPGGSAWRGLTPPLPSASPGLQRRLSSAAPAPRLCVVGSGPAGFYTAQHVLKHHGGAQVDIYEKLPVPFGLVRFGVAPDHPEVKNVINAFTQTARSERCAYYGNVTVGRDVMVAELQQAYHAVVLSYGAEDNRVLGIPGENLSGVYSAREFVGWYNGLPENRDLKPNLSCETALILGHGNVALDIARILLSPLCLLRRQHHDSSLAALACSKVKRVWLVGRRGPLQVAFLSRLPVLELREMINLPGTRPSXTPSDFTGLXNAVKDAPRPRKRLTELMIKTALEKPEEKTMEAQAAAPREWGLKFQRSPQEVLATADGRQARGIRLALTHLEGSGDSAKAVPTGDVEELECGLVLSSIGYRSLPLDPAVPFDTQRGVIPNSSGRVEGVPGLYCSGWVKRGPTGVIITTMNDSFDTAQSVLEDLKMGVLDVSASREGFGAVESILHSRGVRPVSFSDWEKIDAAEVARGKAAGKPREKIVDPQEMLQLIGH; from the exons ATGGCCGCCGTGGGGGGCCGGTGCTGGGCCCGGGGGAAGGGctgcggcgggccggggggcagcgcctGGCGCGGCCTGACGCCCCCCCTGCCCTCGGCCTCCCCGGGGCTCCAGCGGCGGCTGTCCtcggccgcccccgcgccgcgcctCTGCGTGGTGGGCAGCGGGCCCGCGGGCTTCTACACGGCTCAGCACGTCCTCAAG caccaCGGCGGGGCCCAAGTGGACATCTATGAGAAGCTGCCTGTTCCCTTTGGGCTCGTCCGTTTTGGGGTGGCCCCAGACCACCCAGAGGTGAAG AACGTGATCAATGCCTTCACGCAGACAGCGCGCTCGGAGCGCTGTGCCTACTACGGAAATGTCACCGTGGGGAGGGATGTCATGGTGGCCGAGCTGCAGCAGGCTTACCACGCCGTGGTGCTG AGTTATGGTGCTGAAGATAACCGGGTCCTGGGGATCCCAGGTGAGAACCTCTCCGGTGTTTATTCGGCCCGAGAGTTCGTGGGCTGGTACAACGGGCTACCCGAGAACCGGGAT CTGAAGCCCAACCTGAGCTGTGAGACGGCGCTGATTCTGGGTCACGGCAATGTGGCGCTGGATATTGCCCGGATCCTCCTGTCCCCGCTGTGCCTCCTCAGG agacAGCATCATGACAGCTCCCTGGCAGCTCTCGCCTGC AGCAAGGTGAAGCGTGTCTGGCTGGTTGGGAGGCGGGGACCTCTCCAAGTTGCTTTCCTATCAAG GCTGCCTGTCCTG GAGCTGCGGGAGATGATAAACCTGCCTGGTACCAGACCGTCCTGAACCCCTTCTGACTTCACAGGCC AAAATGCTGTTAAAG ATGCTCCCAGGCCCAGGAAGCGACTGACTGAGCTGATGATCAAAACAGCCCTGGAGAAGCCTGAGGAGAAGACTATGGAGGCACAGGCAGCGGCACCGCGGGAGTGGGGTCTGAAGTTCCAGCGCAGCCCCCAGGAGGTGCTGGCCACTGCTGATGGGAGGCAGGCGAGGGGCATCCGCCTGGCCCTGACCCACCTGGAG GGCTCGGGTGACTCTGCCAAAGCCGTCCCCACTGGAGATGTGGAGGAGCTGGAGTGTgggctggtgctcagcagcatcGGCTACCGGAGCCTGCCGCTGGACCCGGCGGTACCCTTCGACACCCAGCGTGGTGTTATCCCCAACAGCTCAGGCAGAGTGGAGGGTGTCCCAG GTCTGTACTGCAGCGGGTGGGTGAAGAGAGGACCCACGGGCGTGATCATCACCACCATGAATGACAGCTTTGACACGGCCCAGTCTGTGCTGGAGGATCTCAAGATGGGCGTGCTGGACGTGTCCGCCTCCAGAGAAGGCTTTGGGGCCGTGGAGAGCATCCTGCACAGCCGAG GGGTCCGTCCTGTTTCCTTCTCGGACTGGGAGAAGATAGATGCTGCTGAAGTGGCAAGAGGCAAAGCTGCTGGCAAACCCCGAGAGAAGATAGTGGATCctcaggagatgctgcagctgatCGGTCACTAA